The sequence GACGGTTGGGAGCAAGTTTGATATGAACTTCACCTTGCACTTTAATGAACCCAAGCCCAGAATGGCCATTTTTGTATCCAAGCTTTCCCACTGTTTGTTTGATATTGTGTCCCGTTATTACTCTGGTCAGTTTGATGTGGAAATCCCCTTGGTCATTTCGAATCACGAGACCTTGAAACCTGTGGTGGAGGCGTTTGACATTCCATTTTATCATCTACCCATCACCAAAGAGAATAAGCAAGAGCAAGAAGAGAAACAATTGCAGTTATTGAAGGAGCACAAGGTGGATTTTATCGTCTTGGCGAGGTATATGCAGATATTGAGTCCAACGTTTATTGCAGCCTATCCGCACAATATCATTAATATTCACCATTCGTTTTTGCCGGCATTTGTGGGGGCCAAGCCTTACCATGCAGCGCATAAAAGAGGGGTGAAGATCATTGGGGCCACAGGGCATTATGTGACAGAGGAGCTGGATGCCGGTCCGATTATCGAGCAGGATATTGCCAGGGTAAGGCATCACAATACCGTGGAAGAGCTGGTGCAAATCGGTCAGGATGTCGAAAAAGTCGTGCTTTCAAAAGCCATCAAGTATCACTTGACCAAGAAGGTCATGGTGATGGGAAATAAGACCATTATTTTCAACTAAATATTCATCGGATCCCTCTTGCCGATGAAAGAGGCTGTCTCAAAAGTCTTCCTCATCAAGATCCGCCGTGGCGGAGAAGGAATTTCGCTCATACATGCCATGAAAGCACATCGAGCTCACCAGCCAGCTGTCCGGCAGGCTTCGCGCTTTGTCTTCCAAGAGGCGGAGGCTCGTGATGACGGATGGTTCCTTTAAGAGACAGCCTCTTTTTATTATTTTCCCTACAGGTGGGATGTCAGGCCATGATGATTCGATTGGGCCTTTAAGGTCCCTGTAAATAGGCTTTTTTAATTTACCTGCTCAAATTCCACCGTGATATTTCCATCTCCGTCATAAAACACCATTCTGTTTGCGGTGGTTGTGTACGTTTTGCTCATTTCCAAAGAGCTAAGGTAGGCTGTTTGAATGGTTTTTTCGTCACAGTTTTGGGAGTCGGTGTAGAGCGTGGAGAATTTAATCTTTTCGGCATTATAGACGGCCTTTCCTCGAAATTCATCACACGGTGCTTGACCGTTTACTTTCTGTTCTTTACCAAATTTCAGGGTAAGCTCAGCCAACTGTTCTTTTGTGGCAGGGGCACCATTGATGGACCGGACTTTCCATGTAAATTGGCCAATATCATCAGAACCACCACATGAAAATAAGGTTAATGAAAGTAAACCAGCGCAAATGAGCGTTTTGAATAACTTCATTTTTAGTAAATTTTTTAATTAGGAAAAAGATTTATGATCCTGCTGTTTATGAAATCATCAATAAACTGAATCGTTCAATGTGAAATGTTTAAAAAAACAACAGTTTTACTGGGTGAAATCCCGCAAATACCATACTTAAATGTGTCGTGATGACAATTATTCATGTTAAAAAATGGTAAATGTGATTTTACCTGGAATATGCATTAGCTTATCTACACCACGGTGCACAAGTATAACGAACTGAAATTGCTTTAAAATCAGCCGCTTCGCTTTAGTTTTCGGTGTAACCGTAGCGATGTAATGCTTACACCTCCAAACTAACTGATTTTCTTGCATTTTCAACTCTCACTACGATTCCGAATGCATAAACCGGGTTAAAGCCTTAATTCATGATCCATACATAGCGGGTGCTTCACGCGGTATGTTTCCTTTCTTTTCGTTCTTTGGGGATTATTCTGATGAAGATGGCCTGCGCTCCAGCGATGGATACACGTGAGCTTCAGTAAACGATTTTTCTGGGGATGTCATGAGGAAGCCGCGTCAAGAGTTCGTAATTGACTTGTTGGGTGGTTTCACTAAAAGAGGCCACGGTGATCTCGTTGTTTTTTTGTTTGCCGATGATGACCACTTCATCGCCTTTTTTGACATCTTTCAGGTCTGTAATGTCCACTGAGATCGAATTCATGGTCACTGTGCCGACCACAGAGACCATTTTGCCTTGGATGAGTACTTTGCCGAGGTTGCTGAGCATCCTGCTAAACCCATGGCAATAGCCTACAGGGACCAGAGCAATGCGCATGGGGCGGTGTGCCATAAAGGTGGTGCCATACCCCACAAAATCTCCCATACCCACTTCCTTGATGCTCATGATGGAGCTCTTCCAGCTGATGAGCCTTTTGAGTGGGTTTTTTCGATGGGCAGCCAGCTCCTTGAATTTGCTCATGTATGTTTCTTGGCTGGGCCAGAATCCATACTGTAAAATGCCGATCCTCACCATGTCCATGATGGTTTCGGGATAGCTTAACGATGCTGCTGAGCAGGCGGTGTGGTAGGTCCCGAATTTGATTCCATGGCGGTCAAACCAATTTTTGAAATTACGGTACTGCTTGATTTGGTTTTGTACTCGCAGGTAATTGGCAATGCTTTCTGCTCCGGCAAAGTGCGTACAGAGGCCTGTAAGCTCCAAGTGAATTCCATGTTCGTAGATCACATCTGCCAAGAACTCTTTTTCATTCCATTCAAATCCAGTTCTGTGAAATCCCGTTTCTACTTCTACGTGGATTTTAGCAGGGATATGCAGTTTTTTGGCCATTTTAATGGCCGCCATCAGCCGGTCAAATTCAAACACAAAAAAGCTGATGCGGTGTTTGATGATCCATTCCAGGTCCTGATTGTCCACCATGCCCATGATCATGATGTCACTGTTTTTTTCACTTGCTTGGAGCACACGTTTGGCCTCATCGGTACTGAAAGCACTGAAGTGGCGGATGCCTACGTTTTCGGCGATCTTGATGATGTTTTCGATTCCATGGCCATAGGCATTGCCCTTGATCACCGCAGAAACGATGGTGTCATCTCCTACTTGACTTCTGATGAATTTCATGTTCCTGCGATAGGCAGATTTGCTGATCTCGATACGTGAAGTATGCCTCATTAACGGAGTGATTAAGCTTAAATGCTCGAATTAACGATTGAGTTGATGAATGATTTGGTTGAACATACCGACGCCTGATGGAATAATGGTATCCGGAAAATCAAAATTACTGTTGTGCAGCTGGGGCTGTGTTTTGCCACTTCCCAATCCAAAGAACATGGTCGGGGTGTTTAAGGAAAATTGGCCGAAATCTTCAGACCAACGGAATGGGTTTCGGATATGCTTGGTCTTGAGTTTAAGTTTTTTTGCTGCGTGATTGACCTGTTCCCAGGCGGCTTCATGGTTGACGGTGCTGGCAAAATGCTCCGTGTAAGAAATGTCGATTCCCAGATGATGGGATTTTGCAATTACCGTTACCAGTTCAGCGGCAAACTTGGTGAGCCGCTCCATGGCGTCATTGTCGTAAGTTCGCAAAGTGGCACGGATGGTGGCCTTTCCAGGAGTGGTGCCAAAGGCAATTTCGCCTAAAACGGCATTGACCACGGTGATCAGGCAGAAGCCGTTCATGCTTTCAGGGAGTGCCTCCAACCCTGCAATGATTTTGGCCATTGCGAGTGCGGGGCTATTGCCGTTTTCGGGGTGTGCTGCATGGGAGGTTTTTCCCTTGAGGTGGATGACCATTCCCTTGGATGCTGCTGCAAACGGCCCTTTTTTAAGGACAATTTCATTTTTAGGATAGCCGGGTAGGTTGTGCAGCGCAAAAGCATAATCAGGTTTGATAGTAGGAAACCGCTTGTCCTTTAGCACTTTCTTTGCCCCTTCGCCCGTTTCTTCGGCAGGTTGATAGAGCAATACCACGCGGCCTTTGGAGATGGGGTTTTTCGCGAGGTCCATTCCCACTCCAGCTACAATGGCCATGTGTCCATCATGACCACAGGCGTGGGATCTCCCGTCAATTGTGCTTTTATGCTTGGCGTTGGATTCCTCCGTGATGGGTAGTCCGTCAAGTTCGCATCGGATCATCGTAGTCGGCCCTTTTTGCTTACTATCGAAGATAAAGGCCAATCCATTTCCGCCTAACTTATCCAGCACTTTGGTAGGCTCCAGCGGCTCAAAAAATGCCTGGATCTTCGCAGCCGTGGCACCTTCATCATGGCTGATGTCCGGATATTGGTGGAGTTCTTTTCGAAGTTTTATCAATCGGTTAATGTCATCTTTGTTCATCATAAGAAAAATTACTGGTTGTTTTAAATTAAAGCTTTCTGATGGATAGTTCAAGTAATCAGACAGTTTAGATACCGGATTAGTGCCAATGGGGCCATCTTTTGAGTAGGGTTACCATTTTACGATCCCCTTCCCCATGGAATTGACCATGGAAAAAAGCAGCAAATATCTTTCCGATTTTTTTTGACTCGTATTCAATTAGTTACTGGAATTATTTGAAAATTGATTTTTTTGGGCGAACTTATTTACCGATAATTTTGCTTGATTGTTTTATCCTAAACGAAAAACCTATGACTGCAGAACAAAAACAAGCCCTTGCTGCTGAAATCGAAAAACTACAAGGATCCTTGACAGGAGATATGTTCCAAGATATGGAAATCCGCGATAAGATACACAATTTGGAAATGCAGCTAAACGGCACCAAGCCCATGGACAGTCATTTTGACTGTATTGGCTGTGGGAGCTGATCCATTGTTGTATCACATGTATTTTTATGAAAACCGGAAGGCATGGCTTTCCGGTTTTTTTGTGGGCACCATCGCCCCGAATTAAGGGTAAAGCTATTGTGCTGTGGCATACTTAGTTCAAGGATGAATTTTTACAGATCAAGCCATATTTCTGGGGGAATGAATGTCGACATGTTCTTATGAAAGAAAATTTAGCACCGTTAAAACGATGGTTTTCCGCTATCCGCACGAATGGGGTTTAGCGGGAATTTGTGGGGAATAGTTAGGTCCATGCCGCTAAAACGGGAAACGATGAATGGGCAAATTTACCATGGACTTCACCCATGGCTAGAAAGTGTCGAGGCTGTGTCAAAAGTCCTCGTCATTGCGATTCCGATGGATATCGGAAGAAGCAATCTCGTCATACGTGCAATGAAAGCACATCGAGATCACTTCACTCCGTTCGTAATGACGGATTATTTATTTATGAGACAGCCTCTTTGTGGCTTTTTTTACCCGCGGTTTTGCCTTTAAGTAAAACTGGCAGTCCCCAGCTTTTCCGCTTGATCCATTTTTTCATCCAGTGCTTTAAACTATTTTACGCTGTAGATAAAAAGGATGAGCAATGCAAAAAAGTAAAAATTTGGTTCTCTTTTTTATGAACTAACAAAACCTTTTGTATCTTTGTCCCGTTAAGTCTTCACAGACAAGAGGAGGAATTATGAAGTTAACATCTGAGCAACAAGAAATTATAGAGCGAATCGGGGTTTTTTTCGAACGAAAAGGACATCAGCCGATTTTGGGGAGGATCATGGGCTTACTGTTGGTGCTGGATGAAGCGGAAGCCACCTTTGATGAGATCCAAGAGTATCTATCGGTCAGCAAGAGTGCGGTAAGCAACGCCCTTACCCTGCTCCAAACCCAAAATAAGGTAGAATATACCACTAAACCGGGCGAGCGGAAGCGGTATTTCAGGCTGAAAGTACGGAATTGGAGAAAAGATATGCAAGAAGATATGCAGGGAATTTTCAGGATCAACATGCTCTTGAAGGATGTGATGGCCATGCGCTCTGCCAAAAATATGGAATTCAATAACTGCATTGAAGACTTTCAAAAGTTTATCGAATTCATGCAGGAAGAAATGCCCAAATTGATCGAAAAATATGATCGGCTACACAACAGCTGATATATTTTTTGTTTGTTTAGTTCTTTTTTTACAGAACAAAGTAATGATTAAGAAATTAACTATAATTTATTAAAATGAAAAAACAATTTTGGATCGGACTTATGGCGGTGTGTTTTGTGGGGAATTCCCTCATGGCCCAGGAGCCGGTGGCGGATGGTGAAGTGCTCACCCTTCAGGAAGCCATTAAGCTGGGCTTAAAGCATAACACCGACATCAAAAAAGCCCAATTGGACGAAGATGCTGCAGACCATCAGCAAAAGGAAATCACGGGTACCGGCCTTCCACAAGTGGATGCTTACGGTGATTACAACAATTTCCTAGATGTTTATCCCCAAGCCATTCCAGGAGGGGTCTTGGATCCCAATTCAGATCCGAGTGATATTAACGTGATCGCTTTCGGCGTCCCTCAAAGTATGAAAGCAGGGGTGCAAGTGAGTCAATTGATCTTCAGTCAATCGTATTTGGTGGGGTTGAAGGCCGCTAAAACCTCTGAAGAGTTTTACCGGCTGATGACACAAATGACCGAAGAGGATATTATCTATGATGTGGCCTTAAACTATTATTCGGTGATTTCTACCGAACTGCAGATGGATAACCTTCGGGCCAACCACGACCAGCTGAAGCGGCTAGAAGAGATCATTCGGTCGCAGTATGAGAATGACTTGGCCCGAAAAGTAGATTATAACCGGGTGAAGGTAAACCTGACCACACTGGAGACCGAAATGGACAATTTGGAGATTGCGATCGAGCAACGTAAAAATTACTTGAAGTTGGTGATGGGGATTCCTGTAAATACCCAAATTGAATTGGCTCAGTATGATTTTGATGACAAATCCTTGCCATTGCAAGCCCTGCAGATGGATCCTGATTTGAGTCAGCGGTATGACCTGAAAGTGCTGAGCAAACAGCAGGAGCTAAATGACCTGAATGTCGATAACATCAAATCAGGATATTATCCCACGTTGTCTGCTTTTGCAGATGTAAACTATAATGCCTTTTCGAGTGAATTTGATTTTCTGTCCACTGGACATGTTTGGTACCGTGGGGCGTTGGTAGGGTTGAAGTTGTCCTTGCCGATTTTCGATGGTTTTCAGAAGAAGCACAAAATCGCCCAAGCAAGGGTGGAAGGTCAGAAGATCAAATATGATCAGTATATGGCGGAGCAAAATGCAGAAGCCGAATACCTGAATGCCGTAAAAAAACTGAACAATAGCATCAAAAGCCTTAAAGCACAGGAATCCAACTTGGAACTGTCAGAGGATGTGTTCAGACAGACAGGACAGCTTTACCGCGAAGGGCTTTCGCCATTGACAGATTTGCTGGATGCAGAGACATCGCTGCGTCAGGCCCGATCAAGTTATTATCGACAGATCATCAATGTCAAAACGGCCGAAGCTGACTTGTACAAATCCACAGGTCAAATTGAAAAAATCATCAACTAAAACAAGCATTAATCAGGGAGCTACTTCCTTAATTTAATATCATCAACAGCTATGAAAAAGTTAATTACACCTTTGATAATAGTAGCCATAGCCGCTGCAATTGGTTTTACGCTTTTCAAAAACAAGCAGGAAATGGAGGTCAAAGCTGAGCAGGCCATGAAGACCAGTGAATCGATTCCCGTGCGAACCGAAACCATTAAAAAGACCGCTCACAAAATTTCGTTTACTTCTAACGGCACGTTTGAGCCAAGCCAAGAATTGACACTCAAGGCAGAAGCCAGTGGAAAGGTGCTGAAGATATATAAGAAAAAAGGCGATTATGTTCGCAAAGGGGACGTGATAGCGAAGTTGGATGATGAATTGATCCAGTCTGA comes from Echinicola vietnamensis DSM 17526 and encodes:
- the purU gene encoding formyltetrahydrofolate deformylase, which encodes MECAILIIQCKDQKGIVAAVTQFLYFHNGNVQEVDQYIDNETGDFFMRAKWELKSFAIQKDHIQRVFSETVGSKFDMNFTLHFNEPKPRMAIFVSKLSHCLFDIVSRYYSGQFDVEIPLVISNHETLKPVVEAFDIPFYHLPITKENKQEQEEKQLQLLKEHKVDFIVLARYMQILSPTFIAAYPHNIINIHHSFLPAFVGAKPYHAAHKRGVKIIGATGHYVTEELDAGPIIEQDIARVRHHNTVEELVQIGQDVEKVVLSKAIKYHLTKKVMVMGNKTIIFN
- a CDS encoding GbsR/MarR family transcriptional regulator: MKLTSEQQEIIERIGVFFERKGHQPILGRIMGLLLVLDEAEATFDEIQEYLSVSKSAVSNALTLLQTQNKVEYTTKPGERKRYFRLKVRNWRKDMQEDMQGIFRINMLLKDVMAMRSAKNMEFNNCIEDFQKFIEFMQEEMPKLIEKYDRLHNS
- a CDS encoding TolC family protein; protein product: MKKQFWIGLMAVCFVGNSLMAQEPVADGEVLTLQEAIKLGLKHNTDIKKAQLDEDAADHQQKEITGTGLPQVDAYGDYNNFLDVYPQAIPGGVLDPNSDPSDINVIAFGVPQSMKAGVQVSQLIFSQSYLVGLKAAKTSEEFYRLMTQMTEEDIIYDVALNYYSVISTELQMDNLRANHDQLKRLEEIIRSQYENDLARKVDYNRVKVNLTTLETEMDNLEIAIEQRKNYLKLVMGIPVNTQIELAQYDFDDKSLPLQALQMDPDLSQRYDLKVLSKQQELNDLNVDNIKSGYYPTLSAFADVNYNAFSSEFDFLSTGHVWYRGALVGLKLSLPIFDGFQKKHKIAQARVEGQKIKYDQYMAEQNAEAEYLNAVKKLNNSIKSLKAQESNLELSEDVFRQTGQLYREGLSPLTDLLDAETSLRQARSSYYRQIINVKTAEADLYKSTGQIEKIIN
- the alr gene encoding alanine racemase; this encodes MRHTSRIEISKSAYRRNMKFIRSQVGDDTIVSAVIKGNAYGHGIENIIKIAENVGIRHFSAFSTDEAKRVLQASEKNSDIMIMGMVDNQDLEWIIKHRISFFVFEFDRLMAAIKMAKKLHIPAKIHVEVETGFHRTGFEWNEKEFLADVIYEHGIHLELTGLCTHFAGAESIANYLRVQNQIKQYRNFKNWFDRHGIKFGTYHTACSAASLSYPETIMDMVRIGILQYGFWPSQETYMSKFKELAAHRKNPLKRLISWKSSIMSIKEVGMGDFVGYGTTFMAHRPMRIALVPVGYCHGFSRMLSNLGKVLIQGKMVSVVGTVTMNSISVDITDLKDVKKGDEVVIIGKQKNNEITVASFSETTQQVNYELLTRLPHDIPRKIVY
- a CDS encoding META domain-containing protein; the protein is MKLFKTLICAGLLSLTLFSCGGSDDIGQFTWKVRSINGAPATKEQLAELTLKFGKEQKVNGQAPCDEFRGKAVYNAEKIKFSTLYTDSQNCDEKTIQTAYLSSLEMSKTYTTTANRMVFYDGDGNITVEFEQVN
- a CDS encoding amidohydrolase, translated to MMNKDDINRLIKLRKELHQYPDISHDEGATAAKIQAFFEPLEPTKVLDKLGGNGLAFIFDSKQKGPTTMIRCELDGLPITEESNAKHKSTIDGRSHACGHDGHMAIVAGVGMDLAKNPISKGRVVLLYQPAEETGEGAKKVLKDKRFPTIKPDYAFALHNLPGYPKNEIVLKKGPFAAASKGMVIHLKGKTSHAAHPENGNSPALAMAKIIAGLEALPESMNGFCLITVVNAVLGEIAFGTTPGKATIRATLRTYDNDAMERLTKFAAELVTVIAKSHHLGIDISYTEHFASTVNHEAAWEQVNHAAKKLKLKTKHIRNPFRWSEDFGQFSLNTPTMFFGLGSGKTQPQLHNSNFDFPDTIIPSGVGMFNQIIHQLNR